Part of the Sorghum bicolor cultivar BTx623 chromosome 1, Sorghum_bicolor_NCBIv3, whole genome shotgun sequence genome, CTAATAACACAAGTCTATATATCTATGAGCCAAATGCACATCCCTTAATTTTGCTTCAGCTTCGCCActgttaattgcacagtttgtctataatttacgagacgaatcttttgagcatagttattctataaacaaataaaagtgctatattAGTCAAAGCTAATTTTTTTTCGAACTGAACAAGGTCTTGACAAAATACCTTGAAAAACTTGAGATGCTCCAATCCAATAATTGTCTAGCAGCAGGAGTTGGAATAAAGAAACTTGGTGTCAGAATTTGGTGAGCAAGCAGCAATGAATGGAAATAAAGAAACCTGGTGTCAGATGTTGCGTGTTTTGGGGGCTAGGCCAGGGATCGAGATTCCAATCGTGCAGTGCTAACCTAACCATGCTGATGCTATAGAAGGGAAGCCGTCAAGCGAAGGGAAGGGAAGCCATATATACCTACCTTGAAGAAGAAAGTATATATCGGATCGGGAGCTAAGCTTccacttaggtcttgtttagatcttaAAACGTTTTGGATTTTAACattataacacttttgtttttatttgacaaatattgtcaaattataaagtaactatgcttaaaagattcgtatcgtaatttacaagtaaactgtgcaattagttatcttttttatctatatttaatgttccatacaagtgccacaagattcgatgtgatgggaaatcttgtaaaattttgggttttttggtGCATTAAAAAAGGCCTTAATAATATAGAGCTAGCacatactctctccgtccctgaaagaatcaatttctaggattcgtgtcagtcaaactttttaaagtttgactaactttatagaaaagagtaacaacatttataatataaaatatacattatatgaaaatatattttatgatgaatctaataatactaatttgatactataaatcttagtttttttttctagaaatttggttaaagtttaaaaagtttgacttaggacaactctagaaattgattctttcagggacCGAGAGAGTATATTAATTCTGCATTTTGGCACAAGGAACACTAAAGGCAGGCGCCGCAACTAACATGCATATACCCCCCCAGCATCCATCCTCAATCGGGCAACGGCCGGGCATGCAGCAGCCATTATCATTGCCATTGCCAATGCGCCTGCTACACTACACACCAAAACCGTACCACTGATCCATATGCCTCTCTCTCACTCTATATACATGTTACTGTAGTAAGTAGTACTCCAGTAATAAGTGGAGTATAATAAGTAGTGGTCGATCGGTGAGGGAGCTGTTAATAGATCGAGTGAGTACTTATTGTTAACTAACGAGTACCCCAGCTGGCTAGCTAAGCCTATGCTAGCTGCTGGTTAATACGTACTCCAGTTGGTTACCATGCACCAAGCAGGGCAAGGCACTCCTGCTCCTACCGCCGCCGCGCCGAGCAGCCGCGCCCGCCGCATTGCCCGCCGCACCCGGGACGGCTGCGCCGCAGCCCTCGCCAACACCCTCTGCtccctcctcctgggcctcctcctcatcgccgccgtcgtcgtcttcgTTATCTGGCTCGGCCTGCGCCCGCACCGCCCGCGCTTCAACATCGCCTCCTTCTCCGTGGCCGGCGGCCTCGACCCGGACTCTAGCCCGGCCGGTGCCAGCCTCGCATTCAACGTCACCGACCGCAACCCCAACCGGCACATTGGCATCTACTACGACGCCATGCACGCATCCGTCCACTTCTACGACGCGCTCGTCGCCTCCGGCCCGGCCTTCGCCGCCGGTTGGTACCAGCCCAACAGGACCACCACCTCAATCACGGGACTCCTCGTCGTCCTCGGCCCCGCCACCACCGACGCCTCCTGGCCCTCCTTCTCCGTGGCAGTCCGGGCCGGCCGCGTGCCGCTGCGCCTGCAGCTCACAACGGCCATCCGCTTCAGGGTTGCCAACGCCTTCTACTCGGGCCGCCAGAGGATGCATGTCAGCTGCGACCTGCTCGTCGGCGCCCACGGCGACCTGCTGCCGGACTACGTCGGGGCCCCCTGTGACAGATACATCTGATCttgatatacatatacataattACATATACATAACATACATACGTGTATCTGATCTGACTTCCTTGCTTTTATGTTAATTTAATTTATTATTAATCTCTCCGCCGTCTCTGGCTCCCATGCATGTTCGTTACGTGTGTTTTAAGTAATCCGTAGAAAAAGTGGCCTGCCGGTATGCCCACCTTTTTTTTTCATGTAGTTTTTTTGTCGGTTCGGAATTTGATTAGAAAAAATGCTCATACTTACAACGCGAGCAATTCATGTAGTTTTTTTGTCGGTTCGGAATTTG contains:
- the LOC8081570 gene encoding NDR1/HIN1-like protein 2, whose amino-acid sequence is MHQAGQGTPAPTAAAPSSRARRIARRTRDGCAAALANTLCSLLLGLLLIAAVVVFVIWLGLRPHRPRFNIASFSVAGGLDPDSSPAGASLAFNVTDRNPNRHIGIYYDAMHASVHFYDALVASGPAFAAGWYQPNRTTTSITGLLVVLGPATTDASWPSFSVAVRAGRVPLRLQLTTAIRFRVANAFYSGRQRMHVSCDLLVGAHGDLLPDYVGAPCDRYI